A genomic segment from Toxotes jaculatrix isolate fToxJac2 chromosome 6, fToxJac2.pri, whole genome shotgun sequence encodes:
- the hps3 gene encoding Hermansky-Pudlak syndrome 3 protein isoform X1, with protein sequence MVHVYNCHPFASQQIVQVEQEPGLVCCGGGALFVVATGGCKVEAYSLEQEGCPLICRFATMGTVRSIQHSKIGDYLVTIEEKNSATYLRAYTNWRYQAEEKARVGVRLLGHLLRGASVRGGVQMEIIEIPLSEHPVAVACCSVTGDLLVGCENTLVLFTLRRQNQQNLQNQSQQNLQSTSPNTQQSSSQNQGQTSTSNQDFSILDFERSVIVHIPKMTPKQVALCVGYVAVQTELEALVLKLDASSEHKTLDSSTDTHKSAVHLEEQTDFLFVPRHQELLGDRAKECDIPVSIEKTGLEDKGQYTLSYVLFRRFSPEFFQGCSMEEMQLHSLQLYPLFTSNQSVSKEEPACVFCFFSLPTAGYLYSLKGGVELISAYQYPEKVLEAVLTDHLLHVITKSALQCFTVRCAALATRIEDPYIDTTMKACPPCSLEVCALRMQLFIGLRSLCVYGRHVILLSTADTETPEETERSTQRRGLSRKWTISSPKETSTAGHGWNLYVVDTVSPLTLYQEMVEYSQHYAQTNPQAQSLQHLLSEAHLLLRASLLQISEQQQNGEGNPMMSLENTDRQCERQTAVQTDRQELEEALRQNCAQLGDCFSRAHQKNCHLALPYYRMSGLSVTEVMVRNRPLPSSPHSYGPGFLFYLKHYLLEETEQSLSQESADEVIDIFSQSDPSELISVCASPSMINISPARTLQILQRLEDTAGVSVPLTITMATLMLRMDDVPQYTQLIDRHAEMLLVYGFIEEPRLLLHGGGGGQHTHVRPTALTQQLAKSHPGLLVAGMVALHENNKVQLEQADHIFKELGCENCLQVDFWEAMLMASSQEAIIQELLFRLASVYIDRLMYSNSDTHSNLPNTSTRRRSLKSADDLINSCSHYGALYPWLTVLSPAHTTSFQHQESLHKLQSLLCGPSLSIGSVLPLLERLSEETLWGFSLHLLCATRRGQYGSSIEKLLDRCPQAIIAYANHQLQDKNMVLWWQKLLPELCKRTRAAVDNSILLAALKETLVVVAMEMSPSEFLELIPDDGTAAYFLPHLLTCSQRHLQA encoded by the exons G GTGGAAGCGTACAGTCTGGAGCAGGAGGGCTGCCCTCTCATCTGCCGCTTTGCCACCATGGGCACTGTGAGGAGCATCCAGCACAGCAAGATAG GAGACTACCTCGTGACCATTGAGGAAAAGAACAGCGCCACCTACCTGAGAGCCTACACCAACTGGCGATACCAG GCCGAAGAGAAAGCCCGTGTCGGGGTGCGTTTGTTGGGCCACCTCCTGCGTGGGGCATCTGTGCGGGGCGGAGTACAGATGGAGATCATTGAGATCCCTCTGTCGGAGCATCCTGTTGCTGTGGCGTGTTGCTCAGTAACAGGAGACCTGCTGGTCGGCTGCGAGAACACTCTGGTGCTGTTTACTTTAAGGCGACAGAACCAGCAGAACCTG cagaatcaGAGTCAGCAGAACCTTCAGAGCACCTCGCCGAACACTCAGCAGAGCTCCAGTCAGAATCAAG GTCAGACCTCAACTTCAAACCAGGATTTTTCCATCCTGGACTTTGAACGCTCAGTCATTGTGCATATTCCAAAAATGACACCTAAGCAG GTGGCGCTGTGTGTAGGATATGTAGCAGTGCAGACAGAGCTAGAGGCGCTTGTCCTGAAACTGGATGCATCTTCTGAACATAAAACCCTGGACTCATCAACAGACACGCATAAGAGCG cagTTCATCTAGAAGAGCAGACTGACTTCCTGTTCGTTCCGAGGCACCAGGAGTTGCTCGGTGATCGAGCTAAAGAGTGTGACATCCCTGTCAGCATTGAAAAGACTGGGCTGGAGGACAAAGGACAATACACACTGTCATATGTTcttttcag GCGTTTTAGTCCAGAGTTTTTTCAGGGCTGCAGTATGGAGGAGATGCAGCTCCACTCCCTGCAGCTCTACCCACTTTTCACTA GCAACCAGTCAGTGTCTAAAGAAGAACCAGcgtgtgtgttctgtttcttCTCCCTCCCCACTGCCGGCTACCTGTACAGTCTGAAAGGTGGAGTCGAGCTGATCTCAGCCTATCAGTATCCAGAGAAGGTCCTGGAGGCGGTGCTAACAGACCATCTGCTGCACGTCATAACAAA GAGTGCGTTGCAGTGTTTCACAGTGCGCTGTGCAGCGTTAGCAACCAGGATCGAAGACCCCTACATCGATACCACCATGAAG GCTTGTCCACCCTGCAGCCTCGAGGTTTGTGCGCTCAGGATGCAGCTGTTTATCGGTCTGCGCTCGTTGTGTGTCTACGGCCGCCATGTTATCCTGCTCTCCACTGCAGACACGGAGACACCAGAGGAGACTGAACGTAGCACACAGCGCAGGGGCCt GAGCAGGAAGTGGACAATCTCTTCTCCCAAAGAAACCAGCACAGCAGGACATGGATGGAACCTGTATGTGGTCGACACCGTCTCCCCCCTGACTCTCTACCAAGAGATG GTTGAATACAGTCAGCACTATGCGCAGACCAACCCACAGGCCCAAAGCCTTCAACACCTCCTCAGTGAagctcacctcctcctccgcgCCTCCTTACTCCAAATATCAGAGCAGCAACAGAACGGTGAGGGCAACCCCATGATGTCTCTggaaaatacagacagacagtgtgagaggcagacagctgtacagacagacagacaagaacTGGAGGAGGCACTCAGGCAGAACTGTGCACAGCTGGGAGACTGTTTCAGCAG GGCTCATCAGAAGAACTGCCACCTGGCTTTACCATACTACAGGATGTCTGGTCTGTCAGTCACAGAGGTCATGGTCAGGAACCGCCCGCTTCCCAGCAGCCCTCACTCCTATGGCCCCGGCTTCCTGTTTTACCTGAAACATTACCTGTTagaagaaacagagcagagcctcAGTCAG GAATCAGCCGATGAAGTCATAGACATTTttagccaatcagatccctcagagctcatcagtgtgtgtgccaGCCCGTCCATGATAAACATCAGTCCTGCCCGGACGCTGCAAATTTTACAGCGTCTGGAGGACACAGCTGGCGTGTCGGTTCCACTGAcaatcaccatggcaaccctGATGCTGCGTATGGACGACGTGCCACAGTACACGCAGCTGATAGACAGACATGCTGAG aTGCTACTGGTGTATGGTTTCATCGAGGAGCCCAGGCTGCTGCTTCACGGTGGAGGTGGAGGCCAGCACACACATGTCCGTCCCACAGCATTGACCCAACAGCTGGCAAAATCTCACCCAGGACTGCTGGTGGCTGGCATGGTAGCTCTTCATGAGAACAACAAAGTTCAGCTGGAACAGGCTGATCACATATTCAAG gAGCTAGGCTGTGAGAATTGCTTACAGGTGGATTTCTGGGAGGCGATGCTCATGGCGTCTTCACAGGAAGCCATCATCCAGGAGCTTTTGTTCAGACTGGCTTCTGTCTACATCGATCGACTGATGTACTCAAACTCAGATACACATTCCAACCTTCCTAACACATCAACAAGACGCAGGTCGCTGAAGAGCGCTGATGATCTG ATCAACTCCTGTTCCCATTACGGAGCTCTGTACCCGTGGCTCACTGTTCTCAGTCCAGCTCACACCACCAGTTTCCAGCACCAGGAGTCGTTACACAAACTGCAG tctcTCCTGTGTGGTCCTTCCTTGTCTATTGGGTCCGTCCTGCCTCTGTTGGAGCGTCTGTCAGAGGAAACCTTGTGGGGTTTCAGCCTGCACCTTCTTTGCGCCACCAGAAGGGGGCAGTATGGCAGCAGCATTGAGAAGTTGCTGGACAGATGTCCTCAGGCCATCATAGCCTACGCCAATCACCAGTTACAGGACAAAAACATG GTATTATGGTGGCAGAAGCTTCTCCCAGAGCTTTGTAAACGGACGAGAGCTGCTGTAGACAACAGCATCCTGTTGGCGGCTCTCAAAG AGACGCTGGTggtggttgccatggagatgagCCCCTCAGAGTTCCTGGAGCTTATACCTGACGACGGCACGGCGGCGTACTTCCTGCCTCACTTGTTGACATGtagccagagacacctgcaggcctga
- the hps3 gene encoding Hermansky-Pudlak syndrome 3 protein isoform X2, whose product MVHVYNCHPFASQQIVQVEQEPGLVCCGGGALFVVATGGCKVEAYSLEQEGCPLICRFATMGTVRSIQHSKIGDYLVTIEEKNSATYLRAYTNWRYQAEEKARVGVRLLGHLLRGASVRGGVQMEIIEIPLSEHPVAVACCSVTGDLLVGCENTLVLFTLRRQNQQNLNQSQQNLQSTSPNTQQSSSQNQGQTSTSNQDFSILDFERSVIVHIPKMTPKQVALCVGYVAVQTELEALVLKLDASSEHKTLDSSTDTHKSAVHLEEQTDFLFVPRHQELLGDRAKECDIPVSIEKTGLEDKGQYTLSYVLFRRFSPEFFQGCSMEEMQLHSLQLYPLFTSNQSVSKEEPACVFCFFSLPTAGYLYSLKGGVELISAYQYPEKVLEAVLTDHLLHVITKSALQCFTVRCAALATRIEDPYIDTTMKACPPCSLEVCALRMQLFIGLRSLCVYGRHVILLSTADTETPEETERSTQRRGLSRKWTISSPKETSTAGHGWNLYVVDTVSPLTLYQEMVEYSQHYAQTNPQAQSLQHLLSEAHLLLRASLLQISEQQQNGEGNPMMSLENTDRQCERQTAVQTDRQELEEALRQNCAQLGDCFSRAHQKNCHLALPYYRMSGLSVTEVMVRNRPLPSSPHSYGPGFLFYLKHYLLEETEQSLSQESADEVIDIFSQSDPSELISVCASPSMINISPARTLQILQRLEDTAGVSVPLTITMATLMLRMDDVPQYTQLIDRHAEMLLVYGFIEEPRLLLHGGGGGQHTHVRPTALTQQLAKSHPGLLVAGMVALHENNKVQLEQADHIFKELGCENCLQVDFWEAMLMASSQEAIIQELLFRLASVYIDRLMYSNSDTHSNLPNTSTRRRSLKSADDLINSCSHYGALYPWLTVLSPAHTTSFQHQESLHKLQSLLCGPSLSIGSVLPLLERLSEETLWGFSLHLLCATRRGQYGSSIEKLLDRCPQAIIAYANHQLQDKNMVLWWQKLLPELCKRTRAAVDNSILLAALKETLVVVAMEMSPSEFLELIPDDGTAAYFLPHLLTCSQRHLQA is encoded by the exons G GTGGAAGCGTACAGTCTGGAGCAGGAGGGCTGCCCTCTCATCTGCCGCTTTGCCACCATGGGCACTGTGAGGAGCATCCAGCACAGCAAGATAG GAGACTACCTCGTGACCATTGAGGAAAAGAACAGCGCCACCTACCTGAGAGCCTACACCAACTGGCGATACCAG GCCGAAGAGAAAGCCCGTGTCGGGGTGCGTTTGTTGGGCCACCTCCTGCGTGGGGCATCTGTGCGGGGCGGAGTACAGATGGAGATCATTGAGATCCCTCTGTCGGAGCATCCTGTTGCTGTGGCGTGTTGCTCAGTAACAGGAGACCTGCTGGTCGGCTGCGAGAACACTCTGGTGCTGTTTACTTTAAGGCGACAGAACCAGCAGAACCTG aatcaGAGTCAGCAGAACCTTCAGAGCACCTCGCCGAACACTCAGCAGAGCTCCAGTCAGAATCAAG GTCAGACCTCAACTTCAAACCAGGATTTTTCCATCCTGGACTTTGAACGCTCAGTCATTGTGCATATTCCAAAAATGACACCTAAGCAG GTGGCGCTGTGTGTAGGATATGTAGCAGTGCAGACAGAGCTAGAGGCGCTTGTCCTGAAACTGGATGCATCTTCTGAACATAAAACCCTGGACTCATCAACAGACACGCATAAGAGCG cagTTCATCTAGAAGAGCAGACTGACTTCCTGTTCGTTCCGAGGCACCAGGAGTTGCTCGGTGATCGAGCTAAAGAGTGTGACATCCCTGTCAGCATTGAAAAGACTGGGCTGGAGGACAAAGGACAATACACACTGTCATATGTTcttttcag GCGTTTTAGTCCAGAGTTTTTTCAGGGCTGCAGTATGGAGGAGATGCAGCTCCACTCCCTGCAGCTCTACCCACTTTTCACTA GCAACCAGTCAGTGTCTAAAGAAGAACCAGcgtgtgtgttctgtttcttCTCCCTCCCCACTGCCGGCTACCTGTACAGTCTGAAAGGTGGAGTCGAGCTGATCTCAGCCTATCAGTATCCAGAGAAGGTCCTGGAGGCGGTGCTAACAGACCATCTGCTGCACGTCATAACAAA GAGTGCGTTGCAGTGTTTCACAGTGCGCTGTGCAGCGTTAGCAACCAGGATCGAAGACCCCTACATCGATACCACCATGAAG GCTTGTCCACCCTGCAGCCTCGAGGTTTGTGCGCTCAGGATGCAGCTGTTTATCGGTCTGCGCTCGTTGTGTGTCTACGGCCGCCATGTTATCCTGCTCTCCACTGCAGACACGGAGACACCAGAGGAGACTGAACGTAGCACACAGCGCAGGGGCCt GAGCAGGAAGTGGACAATCTCTTCTCCCAAAGAAACCAGCACAGCAGGACATGGATGGAACCTGTATGTGGTCGACACCGTCTCCCCCCTGACTCTCTACCAAGAGATG GTTGAATACAGTCAGCACTATGCGCAGACCAACCCACAGGCCCAAAGCCTTCAACACCTCCTCAGTGAagctcacctcctcctccgcgCCTCCTTACTCCAAATATCAGAGCAGCAACAGAACGGTGAGGGCAACCCCATGATGTCTCTggaaaatacagacagacagtgtgagaggcagacagctgtacagacagacagacaagaacTGGAGGAGGCACTCAGGCAGAACTGTGCACAGCTGGGAGACTGTTTCAGCAG GGCTCATCAGAAGAACTGCCACCTGGCTTTACCATACTACAGGATGTCTGGTCTGTCAGTCACAGAGGTCATGGTCAGGAACCGCCCGCTTCCCAGCAGCCCTCACTCCTATGGCCCCGGCTTCCTGTTTTACCTGAAACATTACCTGTTagaagaaacagagcagagcctcAGTCAG GAATCAGCCGATGAAGTCATAGACATTTttagccaatcagatccctcagagctcatcagtgtgtgtgccaGCCCGTCCATGATAAACATCAGTCCTGCCCGGACGCTGCAAATTTTACAGCGTCTGGAGGACACAGCTGGCGTGTCGGTTCCACTGAcaatcaccatggcaaccctGATGCTGCGTATGGACGACGTGCCACAGTACACGCAGCTGATAGACAGACATGCTGAG aTGCTACTGGTGTATGGTTTCATCGAGGAGCCCAGGCTGCTGCTTCACGGTGGAGGTGGAGGCCAGCACACACATGTCCGTCCCACAGCATTGACCCAACAGCTGGCAAAATCTCACCCAGGACTGCTGGTGGCTGGCATGGTAGCTCTTCATGAGAACAACAAAGTTCAGCTGGAACAGGCTGATCACATATTCAAG gAGCTAGGCTGTGAGAATTGCTTACAGGTGGATTTCTGGGAGGCGATGCTCATGGCGTCTTCACAGGAAGCCATCATCCAGGAGCTTTTGTTCAGACTGGCTTCTGTCTACATCGATCGACTGATGTACTCAAACTCAGATACACATTCCAACCTTCCTAACACATCAACAAGACGCAGGTCGCTGAAGAGCGCTGATGATCTG ATCAACTCCTGTTCCCATTACGGAGCTCTGTACCCGTGGCTCACTGTTCTCAGTCCAGCTCACACCACCAGTTTCCAGCACCAGGAGTCGTTACACAAACTGCAG tctcTCCTGTGTGGTCCTTCCTTGTCTATTGGGTCCGTCCTGCCTCTGTTGGAGCGTCTGTCAGAGGAAACCTTGTGGGGTTTCAGCCTGCACCTTCTTTGCGCCACCAGAAGGGGGCAGTATGGCAGCAGCATTGAGAAGTTGCTGGACAGATGTCCTCAGGCCATCATAGCCTACGCCAATCACCAGTTACAGGACAAAAACATG GTATTATGGTGGCAGAAGCTTCTCCCAGAGCTTTGTAAACGGACGAGAGCTGCTGTAGACAACAGCATCCTGTTGGCGGCTCTCAAAG AGACGCTGGTggtggttgccatggagatgagCCCCTCAGAGTTCCTGGAGCTTATACCTGACGACGGCACGGCGGCGTACTTCCTGCCTCACTTGTTGACATGtagccagagacacctgcaggcctga